The following proteins are co-located in the Streptococcus downei MFe28 genome:
- the polA gene encoding DNA polymerase I yields the protein MANKNKLLLIDGSSIAFRAFFALYNQIDRFKNPVGLHTNAIYGFHLMLDHMMKRIEPTHVLVAFDAGKTTFRTEMYADYKGGRDKTPDEFREQFPYIREMLDHLGIAYYDLENYEADDIIGTLDKLAENGEFDVTIVSGDKDLIQLADDNTVVEISRKGVAEFEEYTPQHLMEKMGITPTQFIDLKALMGDKSDNIPGVTKIGEKTGLKLLLEHGSLEAIYDHIDSFKPSKMKENLINDREQAFLSKTLATINIQSPIEIGLDDTLYKGPRLDELAKFYDEMDFKQFKAGLGLKEEAEQVEIKYQVVDRLESAMFEPDQFFYFEVFNDNYHREDILAFSWGNKEAIYVSKNLDLLKDRLFVEALSKPIKTYDFKRSKVLLSHLGIELPTADFDSRLAKYLLSTVEDNELSTIASLYGQTPLAKDVEVYGKGAKKAVPEDQVLFQHLATKLQVLVETEPVLKEKLAEHGQSDLLFDMELPLANVLAKMEITGIKVNRQTLKDMEVENQVTLDALTQEIYDMAGQEFNINSPKQLGTILFEEMGLPTSMTKKTKTGYSTAVDVLERLAPHAPIVAKILEYRQIAKLQSTYVVGLQDFILDDGKIHTRYLQDLTQTGRLSSVDPNLQNIPVRLEQGRLIRKAFTPEWEDSVLLSSDYSQIELRVLAHISGDEHLIAAFKNGEDIHTATAMRVFNIARPEDVTPNDRRNAKAVNFGVVYGISDYGLSQNLGISRKAAKNYIATYFERFPGIKDYMERVVREAKDKGYVETLFKRRRTLPDINSRNFNIRNFAERTAINSPIQGSAADILKIAMINLDQALEAGSFKTKMLLQVHDEIVLEVPNAELSAIKKLVKKTMESAIVLAVPLLADENSGKTWYEAK from the coding sequence ATGGCTAATAAGAATAAATTACTATTGATTGATGGTTCATCTATCGCTTTTCGGGCATTTTTTGCCCTCTATAATCAGATTGATCGGTTTAAAAATCCTGTAGGTCTGCATACCAATGCCATCTATGGTTTTCACCTCATGTTGGATCACATGATGAAGCGGATTGAACCGACTCATGTCTTGGTAGCTTTTGATGCGGGCAAGACCACTTTTCGGACGGAGATGTACGCCGATTACAAGGGCGGTCGAGACAAGACCCCAGATGAGTTCCGCGAGCAGTTTCCTTATATTCGGGAAATGTTGGACCATCTGGGGATTGCCTACTATGATTTAGAAAATTACGAAGCCGACGATATTATCGGTACCTTGGACAAATTGGCTGAAAATGGAGAGTTTGATGTAACCATTGTCAGCGGGGACAAGGACCTGATTCAGCTGGCTGATGACAATACAGTCGTGGAAATTTCCCGCAAGGGTGTGGCGGAATTTGAGGAATATACGCCCCAGCACCTGATGGAGAAAATGGGGATTACGCCGACCCAGTTTATTGACCTCAAGGCTCTGATGGGGGATAAGTCGGATAATATTCCTGGTGTGACTAAGATTGGTGAGAAGACGGGGCTCAAGCTCCTGTTAGAGCACGGTAGTTTGGAAGCCATTTACGATCATATCGACAGCTTCAAGCCGTCTAAGATGAAGGAGAACCTTATTAATGATAGGGAACAGGCCTTTTTGTCCAAAACTTTGGCAACCATTAATATCCAGTCACCGATTGAAATTGGCTTGGATGACACCCTTTATAAAGGTCCTCGTTTAGATGAGTTAGCTAAGTTCTATGATGAGATGGATTTCAAACAATTCAAGGCTGGTCTGGGTCTCAAGGAAGAGGCTGAGCAGGTTGAAATCAAGTATCAAGTTGTTGATAGACTTGAGTCTGCTATGTTTGAGCCTGACCAATTCTTTTATTTTGAGGTTTTTAACGATAACTACCACCGTGAAGATATTCTGGCTTTTTCTTGGGGTAATAAAGAGGCCATCTATGTCAGCAAGAACCTAGACCTGCTTAAAGATCGGCTTTTCGTTGAGGCTCTCTCTAAGCCCATCAAGACTTATGATTTTAAGCGGAGCAAGGTTCTCCTGAGTCATTTAGGAATTGAGCTGCCAACAGCTGATTTTGATAGTCGCTTGGCTAAATATCTGCTGTCAACGGTGGAAGACAATGAGCTTTCTACCATAGCCAGCCTCTATGGACAGACCCCACTAGCCAAGGATGTAGAAGTCTATGGCAAGGGGGCCAAGAAGGCTGTGCCTGAGGACCAAGTTCTCTTCCAACACCTGGCAACCAAGTTGCAGGTCCTAGTGGAGACCGAACCAGTTCTCAAGGAAAAATTGGCTGAGCATGGTCAGTCCGACCTGCTCTTTGATATGGAATTGCCTCTGGCTAATGTCCTAGCTAAGATGGAAATTACTGGCATCAAGGTCAATCGCCAGACCCTCAAGGATATGGAAGTAGAAAACCAGGTGACCTTGGATGCTTTGACCCAGGAAATCTATGATATGGCTGGTCAGGAGTTCAACATCAATTCACCTAAACAGCTAGGGACCATTCTTTTTGAAGAGATGGGCCTACCTACTTCCATGACCAAGAAGACCAAGACAGGTTATTCAACAGCTGTTGATGTTCTGGAACGTCTAGCTCCTCATGCTCCGATTGTGGCTAAGATTCTCGAATATCGGCAAATTGCAAAATTGCAATCTACCTATGTAGTTGGCTTGCAAGACTTTATCTTGGATGATGGAAAGATCCATACTCGTTACCTGCAAGATTTGACCCAGACTGGACGGCTTTCCAGTGTTGATCCCAACCTGCAAAATATTCCTGTTCGGCTGGAGCAGGGACGGCTGATTCGTAAGGCCTTCACACCTGAATGGGAGGATAGTGTCCTGCTCAGCTCGGACTACTCGCAAATTGAGCTGCGAGTGCTGGCTCATATTTCAGGAGATGAGCATCTGATTGCTGCCTTTAAAAATGGAGAGGATATTCACACGGCGACAGCCATGCGAGTTTTCAATATTGCTAGACCTGAGGATGTCACACCGAATGACCGTCGCAATGCTAAGGCAGTCAACTTCGGCGTTGTTTATGGTATTTCGGACTACGGCCTATCTCAAAATTTAGGCATTAGCCGAAAGGCGGCTAAGAATTATATCGCCACCTACTTTGAACGCTTCCCTGGTATCAAGGATTATATGGAGCGAGTGGTCCGTGAGGCCAAGGACAAGGGCTATGTTGAGACCCTCTTTAAACGCCGGCGGACCTTGCCAGATATCAACTCACGCAACTTCAATATTCGTAATTTTGCAGAGCGGACAGCTATCAATTCCCCAATCCAAGGGAGTGCCGCTGACATTCTCAAGATTGCTATGATTAATCTGGACCAGGCTCTGGAAGCAGGCAGCTTCAAGACCAAGATGCTTTTGCAGGTGCATGATGAAATTGTTTTGGAAGTGCCCAATGCAGAACTGTCTGCCATTAAGAAACTGGTCAAGAAGACCATGGAATCAGCTATTGTGCTGGCTGTTCCCCTTCTGGCAGATGAAAATTCCGGCAAGACTTGGTATGAGGCTAAATAA
- a CDS encoding CoA-binding protein, protein MTYHFKNPSDATIKSYLQEAKIIAVVGLSNRTETAAYKVAQILQEAGYQIIPVNPKLVGQEILEQTVYASLQDIPVPIDIVDVFRRSEFLIDVARDFVQTDARVFWAQLGLEAQDAEEFLRQSGRDQIVMNRCIKIEYNRLLGSDA, encoded by the coding sequence ATGACCTATCACTTTAAAAATCCTAGTGATGCCACCATCAAATCCTATCTGCAAGAAGCAAAGATCATTGCGGTCGTCGGTCTCTCCAATCGAACTGAGACAGCTGCCTATAAGGTGGCCCAGATTCTGCAGGAGGCTGGTTATCAGATTATTCCTGTCAATCCCAAGCTGGTCGGTCAAGAAATTTTGGAGCAGACGGTCTATGCTTCCTTGCAGGATATTCCAGTTCCTATTGATATTGTGGATGTCTTCAGACGCAGTGAATTTTTGATTGATGTGGCCCGTGATTTTGTTCAAACGGATGCCCGTGTTTTCTGGGCTCAATTGGGCTTGGAAGCTCAGGATGCTGAAGAATTTTTACGCCAGTCTGGGCGTGATCAGATTGTCATGAATCGTTGCATCAAGATTGAATACAACCGCCTCCTAGGCTCTGATGCTTGA
- the perR gene encoding peroxide-responsive transcriptional repressor PerR codes for MEKDRMALEAYETVLEHLRSKHIRITETRKAIIRYMIATKSHPSAEMIYEDLLPDFPSMSLATVYNNLKVLVDEGFVTELKLCNYSTTYYDFLGHHEVHIACEKCGKITDFLDGDLRDMYQEASQQTGYKVTRSQVMLYGLCPDCQAKERG; via the coding sequence ATGGAAAAAGATCGCATGGCTTTGGAAGCATATGAGACTGTTCTGGAGCATCTGAGAAGCAAGCATATTCGGATTACAGAAACCCGCAAGGCTATCATCCGTTACATGATTGCTACCAAAAGTCATCCAAGTGCCGAGATGATTTATGAGGATTTGCTGCCAGATTTTCCAAGCATGAGTTTGGCCACAGTTTATAATAATCTCAAGGTTTTGGTTGATGAGGGTTTTGTGACGGAGCTCAAGCTCTGCAACTACAGTACGACCTATTATGATTTTCTGGGCCACCATGAGGTTCACATTGCCTGTGAGAAATGTGGCAAGATTACTGATTTCTTAGATGGCGATTTGCGGGATATGTACCAGGAAGCTAGTCAGCAGACGGGCTATAAGGTGACCCGCAGTCAGGTTATGCTCTATGGTCTTTGTCCTGATTGTCAGGCTAAGGAAAGAGGCTAG
- the ilvA gene encoding threonine ammonia-lyase IlvA translates to MLTATDVVKAHEVLKNVVERTPLEFDRYLSEKYQATIYLKRENMQKVRSFKLRGAYYAIHQLSDEDKANGVVCASAGNHAQGVAYTCNEMKISATIFMPITTPQQKITQVKFFGGAYVDIQLVGDTFDASSQAAQEFTKAQGRTFIPPFDDDNVQAGQGTVAYEIYEQAKDEGVDFDSILVPVGGGGLIAGVATYMKDVSPDIRVIGVESNGARSMRAAFDKGHPVKLEHIDKFADGIAVQKVGQKTYEVARRTVDQLIGVDEGLISETLIDMYSRQGIIAEPAGAASIAALEVLKDEIKGKTLVCIISGGNNDINRMQEMEERALIYDGVKHYFVVNFPQRPGALREFVNNILGPHDDITRFEYIKRAAKGTGPCLVGVTLSDKCDYDGLLNRLAGFDPDYINLHGNESLYNMLV, encoded by the coding sequence ATGCTAACAGCTACTGATGTTGTCAAGGCTCACGAGGTCCTTAAAAATGTGGTTGAGCGGACACCGCTGGAATTTGACCGCTACCTGTCGGAAAAATATCAGGCCACAATCTACCTCAAACGAGAAAATATGCAAAAGGTTCGTTCCTTTAAGTTGCGGGGGGCCTATTATGCTATCCACCAACTGTCGGATGAAGACAAGGCTAATGGCGTTGTCTGTGCTTCAGCTGGGAATCATGCTCAAGGGGTTGCTTACACTTGTAACGAAATGAAGATTTCGGCCACGATCTTTATGCCGATTACGACTCCTCAGCAAAAGATTACACAGGTTAAGTTCTTCGGTGGGGCTTATGTGGATATTCAGCTAGTCGGTGACACCTTTGATGCTTCCTCTCAAGCAGCTCAAGAGTTTACCAAGGCACAGGGCCGTACCTTTATTCCTCCTTTTGATGATGACAATGTTCAGGCCGGTCAGGGGACAGTTGCCTACGAAATTTATGAACAAGCTAAGGACGAAGGGGTTGATTTTGACAGCATCCTCGTACCTGTTGGCGGCGGTGGCCTGATTGCTGGTGTTGCCACCTATATGAAGGACGTATCGCCTGACATTCGGGTAATTGGTGTTGAATCCAATGGAGCCCGCAGTATGCGGGCTGCCTTTGATAAGGGCCATCCGGTTAAGTTGGAGCATATTGATAAGTTTGCAGATGGGATTGCTGTTCAGAAGGTTGGCCAAAAGACTTATGAAGTGGCCCGACGGACAGTTGACCAGTTGATTGGTGTCGATGAGGGCTTGATTTCCGAAACCTTGATTGATATGTATTCCCGCCAAGGGATCATCGCTGAACCTGCGGGGGCGGCGTCAATTGCGGCTCTGGAGGTACTCAAGGATGAGATTAAGGGTAAGACCCTAGTCTGCATCATCTCGGGTGGTAATAATGATATCAACCGGATGCAGGAGATGGAAGAAAGAGCTCTGATTTACGATGGCGTCAAGCATTATTTTGTTGTCAACTTCCCTCAAAGGCCTGGTGCTCTGCGGGAATTTGTGAATAATATCTTGGGTCCCCATGATGATATTACTCGGTTCGAGTACATCAAGCGGGCCGCCAAGGGAACGGGGCCTTGTCTGGTGGGGGTGACCTTGTCTGATAAATGTGATTATGATGGTTTGCTCAATCGCTTGGCAGGCTTTGACCCTGATTATATCAACTTGCACGGGAATGAAAGCCTTTATAATATGTTGGTCTGA
- a CDS encoding SPFH domain-containing protein, whose amino-acid sequence MGVFLVFLLFCLIVFIFFLVSSLYVVRQQSVAIIERFGRYQMTSGSGIHMRLPFGMDKIAARVQLRLLQSEIVVETKTKDNVFVMMNVATQYRVNEQNVIDAYYKLMRPEAQIKSYIEDALRSSVPKLTLDELFEKKDEIALEVQHQVAEEMSTYGYIIVKTLITKVEPDGEVKQSMNEINAAQRKRVAAQELAEADKIKIVTAASAEAEKDRLHGVGIAQQRKAIVDGLAESIAELKQANVGMTEEQIMSILLTNQYLDTLNTFANHGNQTLFLPNNPEGIEDIRTQILSALKAK is encoded by the coding sequence ATGGGTGTATTTTTAGTATTTTTATTATTTTGTTTGATTGTCTTTATCTTCTTTTTGGTCAGCTCCCTCTATGTGGTTCGGCAACAATCAGTTGCTATTATTGAACGCTTTGGTCGCTACCAAATGACCTCTGGCAGTGGAATTCATATGCGTCTGCCCTTTGGGATGGATAAGATTGCGGCTCGGGTCCAGTTGCGACTCTTGCAAAGTGAGATTGTCGTTGAGACCAAGACTAAGGATAATGTTTTTGTCATGATGAATGTGGCAACCCAGTACCGAGTTAATGAGCAAAATGTTATTGATGCCTACTACAAACTGATGCGGCCAGAAGCTCAAATTAAGTCTTATATTGAAGATGCTCTGCGGTCTTCTGTTCCCAAATTGACCTTGGATGAACTCTTTGAGAAGAAGGATGAAATCGCATTGGAAGTGCAGCATCAAGTAGCTGAAGAAATGTCCACCTACGGCTATATCATCGTTAAGACCTTGATTACTAAAGTTGAGCCCGATGGAGAAGTTAAACAATCCATGAACGAAATTAATGCGGCTCAACGGAAACGTGTGGCTGCCCAAGAATTGGCCGAAGCCGATAAGATTAAAATCGTGACTGCCGCGTCTGCCGAAGCTGAAAAAGACCGCCTGCATGGGGTTGGTATCGCCCAACAACGGAAGGCTATCGTTGATGGTCTGGCTGAATCTATCGCTGAACTCAAGCAAGCTAATGTTGGTATGACTGAGGAGCAAATCATGTCCATCCTCTTGACCAACCAATACTTGGATACTCTCAATACCTTCGCTAACCACGGTAATCAAACCCTCTTCTTGCCAAATAATCCAGAAGGGATAGAAGATATCCGCACGCAAATCCTCTCGGCCCTCAAGGCTAAATAG
- the brnQ gene encoding branched-chain amino acid transport system II carrier protein: MQKKSTYWTIGFMLFALFFGAGNLIFPAYLGIYSGTNLALAILGFCITGVSLPLLGVVAVAYSGKSDVESIARPASKAYALFFAIALYLTIGPFFAIPRTGAVSYEIGIKPFFGSGQVAHIIYGLVFFGLSYLIAVRPSKIADRIGKYLTPALLIFLGILILASFISPAGHIGAAHNASPAVSDSFKSLPFVTGLIQGYSTMDALASLSFAILVIDAAKGHGAKTANEVASLTLKSGIISAIILAAIYIFVARIGASSQSLFELSKGIFTQDSAPISDGGPVLIQSAAHYMGNLGQIVLGMAIFLACLTTATGLITACAEYFHKVFPKVSHIVWATAFTLIGIILYFGGLDQIIKWSIPVLYLLYPLTIVTVILIFLKKWIGYNPLVYKATLGFTAIAGLFDAFSTLSAQTQLFILPSALTNFFTKTLPLGSYNMGWISFAVIGLVVGLSLTGFKPLKNSENKTKPKEKSL, from the coding sequence ATGCAAAAAAAATCCACCTACTGGACCATTGGATTCATGCTCTTCGCCCTCTTCTTTGGGGCCGGTAACCTAATCTTCCCTGCTTATCTGGGAATTTACTCTGGAACAAACTTGGCTTTGGCTATCCTTGGCTTCTGTATTACTGGAGTATCTCTGCCCCTGCTAGGGGTTGTGGCCGTAGCTTACTCAGGCAAAAGCGATGTGGAGTCCATCGCCAGACCGGCTTCTAAGGCTTATGCCCTCTTCTTTGCCATTGCCCTCTACCTGACCATCGGCCCCTTCTTTGCCATCCCTCGGACCGGAGCCGTTTCCTATGAGATTGGGATTAAACCCTTCTTTGGTAGCGGTCAAGTCGCCCACATCATCTACGGTCTGGTCTTCTTTGGACTCTCCTATCTGATTGCTGTTCGGCCAAGTAAGATTGCTGACCGGATTGGGAAATATCTGACCCCTGCCCTCTTGATTTTTTTAGGCATCTTGATCCTTGCTTCCTTTATTTCCCCTGCTGGTCATATCGGCGCTGCCCACAATGCTTCTCCAGCTGTCAGTGATAGTTTCAAGAGCCTGCCCTTTGTCACTGGCTTGATTCAGGGCTATAGCACCATGGATGCCTTGGCTTCTTTGTCCTTCGCTATCCTGGTTATTGACGCTGCCAAGGGACACGGGGCTAAGACCGCAAACGAAGTTGCCAGTCTGACCCTCAAATCGGGTATTATCTCAGCCATTATTTTGGCAGCCATCTATATCTTTGTTGCCCGTATAGGAGCAAGCTCTCAGTCTCTCTTTGAGCTCTCAAAAGGCATCTTTACCCAAGACTCTGCCCCAATTTCTGATGGTGGACCTGTCCTCATTCAATCAGCCGCCCACTATATGGGTAACCTAGGGCAAATCGTTCTAGGGATGGCCATTTTCTTGGCTTGCCTGACAACAGCTACCGGCTTGATTACCGCTTGTGCTGAATATTTCCACAAGGTCTTTCCTAAGGTTTCTCACATTGTCTGGGCAACTGCTTTCACCCTGATTGGCATTATCCTTTATTTCGGCGGCCTTGATCAAATTATCAAATGGTCAATTCCCGTTCTTTATCTGCTATACCCACTGACTATCGTAACCGTCATTCTCATCTTCTTGAAAAAATGGATTGGTTACAACCCTCTAGTTTACAAGGCAACTCTCGGGTTCACTGCCATTGCAGGACTCTTTGATGCCTTCAGTACCTTGTCAGCTCAAACCCAGCTCTTCATCTTGCCAAGTGCTCTGACCAACTTCTTCACTAAGACCCTACCATTAGGTAGTTACAATATGGGCTGGATTAGTTTTGCAGTCATCGGCCTGGTTGTCGGTCTTAGCCTGACAGGCTTCAAGCCACTAAAGAATTCTGAAAACAAGACTAAACCCAAGGAGAAATCTCTCTAA
- a CDS encoding amino acid ABC transporter ATP-binding protein — MADPILEIKHLKKSYGQNEVLKDISLSVNKGEVISIIGSSGSGKSTFLRSINLLEDPTEGQILYHGQNVLEKGYDLTTYRERLGMVFQSFNLFANLNVLDNAIVPQTTVLKRDKAEATKIAHANLEKVGMSEQYWKAKPAQLSGGQKQRVAIARALSVNPEAILFDEPTSALDPEMVGEVLKTMQDLAKSGLTMLIVTHEMEFAKEVSDRVIFMDKGVIAEQGTPQQIFENPQEARTKEFLQRFLG, encoded by the coding sequence ATGGCAGATCCAATTTTAGAAATCAAGCATTTAAAAAAATCCTATGGACAAAATGAAGTCCTCAAGGACATCTCTCTCAGCGTCAATAAGGGAGAAGTTATTTCCATCATTGGGAGCTCAGGTTCAGGGAAATCAACTTTCCTGCGGTCTATCAACCTTTTAGAAGACCCAACCGAAGGACAAATTCTCTATCATGGCCAAAACGTCTTGGAAAAAGGTTACGACCTGACCACTTACCGCGAAAGACTGGGCATGGTTTTCCAATCCTTCAACCTCTTTGCCAACCTCAATGTCTTAGACAATGCTATTGTCCCTCAGACAACCGTTCTCAAGCGTGATAAGGCCGAAGCCACCAAGATTGCTCATGCCAACCTAGAAAAGGTCGGCATGAGCGAGCAATACTGGAAGGCCAAACCAGCCCAGCTCTCAGGGGGACAAAAGCAAAGGGTGGCCATCGCACGCGCCCTGTCAGTCAATCCAGAAGCTATCCTTTTTGACGAACCGACCTCAGCCTTAGACCCTGAGATGGTCGGTGAAGTTCTCAAAACCATGCAAGACCTAGCCAAATCTGGTCTGACCATGCTGATTGTAACTCACGAAATGGAATTCGCCAAAGAAGTTTCTGATCGGGTCATCTTCATGGACAAAGGTGTCATCGCCGAGCAAGGCACGCCCCAACAAATCTTTGAAAATCCCCAAGAAGCCCGCACCAAGGAATTCCTACAACGCTTCCTAGGCTAA
- a CDS encoding ABC transporter permease subunit (The N-terminal region of this protein, as described by TIGR01726, is a three transmembrane segment that identifies a subfamily of ABC transporter permease subunits, which specificities that include histidine, arginine, glutamine, glutamate, L-cystine (sic), the opines (in Agrobacterium) octopine and nopaline, etc.) yields the protein MNHIKKISFSLILALAILFGGLSTAKADEYLRVGMEAAYAPFNWTQNDDSNGAVPIEGSQQYANGYDVQIGKKIAKGMGKKLLVVKTKWDGLLPALTSKKIDLIIAGMSPTEERKKEINFSNSYYTSEPVLVVKSDSKYASATKLSDFRGAKVTAQQGVYLYGLIDQISGVKKQTAMGDFSQMRQALSSGVIDAYVSERPEAKTAMASSKDFKMVSLKEGFKTNPSDTALSVGLRKDDTATQEKVNQILATIPEKERLKLMDKMITQQPSNSKKETGFLGQAWTILKNNWHQFLRGTGITLLISIVGTLVGLVIGLLIGVYRTAPQAGNKALALLQKVFGWILNVYIEIFRGTPMIVQAMVIYYGTAQAFGVNLDRTWAAIFIVSINTGAYMSEIVRGGIYAVDKGQFEAATALGFSHGQTMRKVVLPQVVRNILPATGNEFVINIKDTSVLNVISVVELYFSGNTVATQTYKYFQTFLIIAVIYFILTFTVTRILRYLEHRLDQDNYTQGGAH from the coding sequence ATGAATCACATTAAAAAAATAAGTTTCAGTCTGATTTTAGCTCTGGCCATCCTCTTTGGAGGACTGTCTACAGCTAAGGCTGATGAGTACCTGCGTGTCGGGATGGAAGCCGCCTACGCCCCTTTCAACTGGACTCAAAATGACGACTCCAACGGGGCCGTCCCTATTGAAGGTAGCCAGCAATATGCCAATGGCTACGATGTCCAAATTGGTAAAAAAATTGCCAAGGGCATGGGCAAGAAGCTTCTGGTGGTCAAGACCAAATGGGATGGCCTCCTACCTGCCTTGACTTCCAAGAAAATTGACCTCATTATCGCTGGGATGAGCCCAACCGAAGAGCGCAAGAAAGAAATTAACTTTTCTAATAGCTACTATACCAGTGAGCCTGTCCTTGTTGTTAAGTCTGATAGTAAGTATGCCAGTGCGACCAAACTCTCTGACTTCAGGGGAGCTAAGGTCACTGCCCAGCAAGGGGTTTATCTCTACGGTCTGATTGACCAAATTTCAGGGGTCAAAAAACAAACGGCCATGGGAGACTTCTCGCAAATGCGGCAGGCCCTCTCATCAGGCGTTATCGATGCCTATGTTTCTGAAAGGCCAGAAGCCAAGACAGCTATGGCTTCTAGCAAGGATTTCAAGATGGTTTCCCTCAAAGAGGGCTTCAAAACCAATCCTTCAGACACCGCCCTTTCTGTTGGTCTGCGCAAGGATGACACGGCAACCCAAGAAAAAGTCAATCAAATCCTGGCGACCATTCCAGAAAAAGAACGGCTCAAGCTCATGGATAAGATGATTACCCAGCAGCCGTCTAACAGCAAGAAAGAAACCGGCTTCCTCGGTCAAGCCTGGACCATTCTCAAAAACAACTGGCACCAATTCTTGCGTGGAACTGGAATTACCCTCCTCATTTCGATTGTCGGTACCTTGGTCGGCTTGGTCATTGGCCTCTTAATCGGTGTCTACCGAACAGCGCCACAAGCAGGCAACAAGGCGCTAGCCCTCCTGCAAAAGGTCTTCGGCTGGATTCTCAATGTCTATATTGAAATCTTCCGCGGTACCCCAATGATTGTTCAAGCCATGGTTATCTACTATGGGACTGCCCAAGCCTTCGGAGTCAATCTGGACCGGACCTGGGCCGCTATCTTCATTGTTTCCATCAATACAGGTGCCTACATGAGTGAAATCGTTCGTGGTGGTATCTACGCCGTTGATAAGGGACAATTCGAGGCGGCCACCGCCCTTGGATTCAGCCACGGACAAACCATGCGCAAGGTTGTCCTGCCTCAGGTAGTGAGAAATATCTTACCAGCTACAGGGAACGAATTCGTCATCAACATCAAGGATACCTCAGTCCTCAATGTTATCTCCGTTGTCGAGCTTTACTTCTCTGGTAATACCGTGGCCACCCAGACCTACAAGTATTTCCAAACCTTCCTCATCATCGCTGTTATCTACTTTATCCTGACCTTCACAGTAACCCGTATCCTGCGTTATCTGGAACACCGTCTGGACCAAGATAATTACACCCAAGGAGGTGCCCACTAA